The Thermoplasmata archaeon genome includes a window with the following:
- a CDS encoding Mov34/MPN/PAD-1 family protein produces MFRPQRKPAPGATARLGDTPTVITRNALDSALAAAGSSYPNEFGGMLRADPPGVISELLLLPGTTAGRRHANFQFWMLPVDLAIVGTVHSHPSGALHPSDADLNLFRNWGRRHIILGFPYDGGCWRAYDSNGRETKLTVQGHDTIGMRPRPIKPIHRPVAQDDPDRWLPP; encoded by the coding sequence ATGTTCCGCCCCCAGCGTAAGCCCGCGCCGGGAGCCACCGCTCGTCTCGGTGACACACCCACCGTGATCACGCGCAATGCGCTCGACAGCGCGCTCGCGGCCGCCGGTTCTTCCTACCCCAACGAGTTCGGGGGGATGCTGCGCGCCGATCCTCCCGGGGTGATCTCCGAGCTCTTGCTTCTCCCGGGAACGACGGCGGGTCGCCGGCACGCGAACTTCCAGTTCTGGATGCTCCCGGTGGATCTCGCGATCGTCGGGACCGTCCACTCGCACCCCTCCGGGGCCCTGCACCCGTCGGACGCCGACCTCAACCTGTTTCGGAACTGGGGGCGCCGGCACATCATCCTCGGCTTCCCGTACGATGGCGGGTGCTGGAGAGCGTACGACAGCAACGGTCGGGAGACCAAGCTCACGGTCCAGGGCCACGACACGATCGGGATGCGGCCGCGCCCCATCAAGCCGATCCACCGGCCCGTGGCGCAGGACGACCCCGATCGGTGGCTGCCGCCCTAG
- a CDS encoding NAD(+)/NADH kinase: MKIAITANAEKPSALDLVRRAIDLIGDRAEVVLADGAHLPIETPLPRAPLADLTADAIVAIGGDGTYLSTLQRTNVPLLAVNAGTVGVLAEVDGRDATEFESAIGRLLRGYYFVEERMKLAVQAAGVAMPDATNEVVIHSGRPAKMGRFDIILDGRHIGRLQADGVIIATPTGSTGYSLSALGPIVETGVEGIVIVAIAPFRAVARAIVVEPLHTITIRPASGEIHSLAVIDGQVETRVAPGGSVLAYRSPRRARFIRFGATNLSRLRGKGILPWAEAPEEKEGPNGADVPPPA; this comes from the coding sequence GTGAAGATCGCAATCACGGCGAACGCGGAGAAGCCGAGCGCTCTCGATCTCGTCCGCCGCGCGATCGATCTGATCGGGGATCGGGCGGAGGTCGTCCTCGCGGATGGGGCCCATCTCCCCATCGAAACCCCGCTCCCGCGCGCACCGCTCGCGGACCTGACGGCCGACGCGATCGTCGCCATCGGCGGCGACGGGACGTATCTATCGACCCTCCAGCGGACCAACGTCCCGCTCCTCGCCGTGAACGCCGGGACGGTCGGCGTCCTGGCCGAGGTCGACGGACGGGACGCGACCGAGTTCGAGTCCGCGATCGGGAGGCTCCTGCGGGGGTACTACTTCGTCGAGGAACGGATGAAGCTCGCCGTCCAGGCGGCCGGCGTCGCGATGCCGGATGCGACGAACGAGGTGGTCATCCATTCCGGCCGCCCGGCGAAGATGGGACGCTTCGACATCATCCTGGACGGCCGCCACATCGGCCGGCTCCAGGCGGATGGCGTCATCATCGCGACCCCCACGGGTTCGACCGGGTACTCCCTGAGCGCGCTGGGCCCGATCGTCGAGACGGGAGTCGAGGGGATCGTCATCGTCGCGATCGCTCCGTTCCGCGCGGTCGCCCGCGCCATCGTGGTCGAACCGCTCCACACGATCACGATCCGCCCCGCGAGCGGCGAGATCCATTCCCTCGCGGTCATCGACGGTCAAGTCGAGACCCGGGTCGCGCCCGGTGGCTCGGTCCTCGCGTACCGTTCGCCGCGGCGTGCTCGGTTCATCCGCTTCGGAGCGACCAACCTCTCGCGCCTGCGGGGCAAGGGGATCCTGCCGTGGGCCGAGGCCCCCGAGGAGAAGGAGGGACCGAACGGTGCCGATGTTCCGCCCCCAGCGTAA
- a CDS encoding inositol monophosphatase family protein, which translates to MPGLTSPDLEILFRITAAAHAAVIQASSSPHRADVVAMGADGSPTEELDRVAEAEILSVLDREAVDWDFLSEEIGHLRRGGDRTLVVDPIDGTTNALRGLPFAAISLALGRDHLDGIETGVVYDFYRGTTYWATRGGGAFCDGRQIHVRPWNAKTELLFANLGRYASDRTVEMSRQARRIRALGCASLEIAKVAQGTADGYIFENVPASRNLRATDIAAGYRILVEAGGGISDFEGHPIGTFPLTVQERTSVLAWGDVEFLKARAPRGPP; encoded by the coding sequence GTGCCCGGCCTGACCTCGCCCGACCTCGAGATCCTCTTTCGCATCACGGCCGCTGCCCACGCGGCGGTCATCCAGGCCTCGAGCTCGCCCCACCGGGCGGACGTGGTCGCGATGGGGGCGGACGGATCCCCCACCGAGGAGCTCGACCGCGTGGCCGAGGCCGAGATCCTCTCCGTGCTCGATCGCGAGGCCGTGGACTGGGATTTCCTGAGCGAGGAGATCGGTCACCTGCGACGCGGCGGAGACCGTACGCTCGTCGTCGATCCGATCGACGGGACTACGAACGCCTTGCGTGGCCTCCCGTTCGCGGCGATCTCCCTCGCGCTCGGCCGCGACCACCTCGACGGCATCGAGACCGGGGTCGTCTACGATTTCTACCGGGGGACCACGTACTGGGCGACCCGCGGAGGCGGCGCGTTCTGCGACGGCCGGCAAATCCACGTGCGCCCCTGGAACGCGAAGACCGAGCTCCTGTTCGCGAACCTCGGTCGGTACGCGAGCGATCGAACGGTCGAGATGTCCCGGCAGGCGCGCCGGATCCGCGCGCTCGGCTGCGCGTCGCTCGAGATCGCCAAGGTCGCCCAGGGCACCGCCGACGGCTACATCTTCGAGAACGTCCCGGCGAGCCGCAACCTCCGAGCCACGGACATCGCTGCCGGTTATCGCATCCTGGTCGAGGCGGGAGGAGGCATCTCCGACTTCGAGGGCCATCCGATCGGCACCTTCCCGCTCACCGTCCAGGAACGGACGAGCGTCCTCGCCTGGGGCGATGTCGAGTTCTTGAAGGCGCGTGCGCCTCGGGGTCCCCCGTGA
- a CDS encoding OsmC family protein yields MTHYYRASVRWTGNRGTGTSAYRAYDRDHLIAFEGKPELPGSSDPIFRGDRSRYNPEELLVASLSACHMLWYLHLCAESDIVVETYSDEANGTMETAPDGSGRFVLVTLHPAVTIRSGSPDRARELHTRADEMCFIANSVNFPVRCEPTVRPLSQGDGEGTHAEGPEPAGPKGS; encoded by the coding sequence ATGACGCACTACTATCGCGCGAGCGTACGTTGGACCGGGAACCGCGGGACCGGCACGAGCGCTTACCGGGCGTACGATCGCGACCATCTCATCGCCTTCGAGGGAAAGCCCGAACTCCCGGGATCCTCGGACCCGATCTTTCGCGGTGACCGTAGCCGGTACAATCCCGAAGAACTTCTGGTCGCCTCCCTGTCGGCGTGTCACATGCTCTGGTATCTGCATCTGTGCGCAGAGTCGGATATCGTCGTGGAGACGTATTCGGACGAGGCAAACGGTACGATGGAAACGGCCCCCGATGGATCGGGTCGGTTCGTCCTCGTGACCCTTCACCCGGCCGTTACGATCCGCAGCGGATCGCCCGATCGAGCGAGGGAGCTCCACACGCGGGCCGACGAGATGTGCTTCATCGCGAACTCGGTGAACTTCCCGGTCCGGTGCGAGCCTACCGTTCGTCCCCTTTCCCAAGGGGACGGGGAAGGGACGCACGCGGAGGGCCCGGAGCCCGCGGGGCCAAAGGGGTCTTGA
- a CDS encoding MBL fold metallo-hydrolase, with product MEFQFLGGASEVGSLGLVVRDAGRTLLFDYGMTPTDPPSYPLRVPNNVDVAFLTHAHLDHSGMTPILSRLPKARVIATPVTLAVSNLLARDALKIARLEGYLPPYQSQDIGSLHAHATAMGRHETFRDHGIEVELTPAGHIPGATMFRYRGEKDVLFSGDVQTIPTHLVKGAEPLECDILVLESTYSGKEHPDRKQTEHQFLDKIRETVERGGKVIVPAFAVGRAQEVLMTLAGTGLEVYLDGMARAVNSIYAAAPEYLSDPKRFRRAMDSVHVIEHQGERRHAVREADVIVTTGGMMDGGPVLFYVGELYRDANSSILLTGFQVEGSNGRQLMDEGTLTIDETTIRPVCEVQKYDFSAHAGHSELVELARRTHARKVVLMHGDQREPLRDALAAEFEVVLPENGKSFTI from the coding sequence ATGGAGTTCCAATTCCTGGGGGGAGCGTCGGAGGTCGGCTCCCTCGGCCTCGTCGTCCGCGACGCGGGCCGCACGCTGCTCTTCGACTACGGGATGACGCCGACCGACCCGCCCTCGTATCCGCTGCGCGTGCCGAACAACGTGGACGTCGCCTTTCTCACGCACGCCCACCTCGACCACTCGGGGATGACTCCGATCCTCTCGCGGCTGCCCAAGGCCCGAGTGATCGCGACCCCCGTCACGCTCGCGGTGTCCAACCTCCTCGCGCGCGACGCGCTCAAGATCGCTCGTCTCGAGGGATATCTGCCTCCGTACCAGTCCCAGGACATCGGCTCGCTGCATGCGCACGCGACCGCCATGGGCCGCCACGAGACGTTCCGCGACCACGGGATCGAGGTCGAGCTCACGCCGGCCGGGCATATCCCCGGCGCGACGATGTTCCGCTACCGAGGAGAGAAGGATGTGCTGTTCTCCGGCGACGTGCAGACCATCCCCACGCATCTCGTGAAGGGGGCCGAGCCGCTCGAGTGCGACATCCTCGTCCTCGAGTCGACCTACTCCGGAAAGGAGCACCCGGACCGCAAGCAGACCGAGCACCAGTTCCTCGACAAGATCCGCGAGACGGTCGAACGGGGCGGCAAGGTCATCGTGCCGGCGTTCGCCGTCGGACGAGCGCAGGAGGTCCTGATGACGCTCGCAGGAACGGGGCTTGAGGTGTACCTCGACGGGATGGCCCGCGCGGTGAACTCGATTTACGCTGCTGCTCCGGAGTACCTGTCCGACCCGAAGCGATTCCGCCGGGCCATGGACTCCGTGCACGTCATCGAGCACCAAGGCGAACGGCGGCACGCCGTCCGGGAGGCCGACGTGATCGTCACGACCGGCGGCATGATGGACGGAGGTCCGGTGCTGTTCTACGTCGGGGAGCTGTATCGAGACGCGAACTCCTCGATCCTTCTCACCGGCTTCCAGGTCGAAGGATCGAACGGCCGCCAGCTCATGGACGAGGGGACCTTGACGATCGACGAGACGACGATCCGGCCCGTGTGCGAGGTCCAGAAGTACGACTTCTCGGCTCACGCCGGACATTCGGAACTAGTGGAGCTCGCTCGTCGGACC